The Acidobacteriota bacterium DNA segment ATCAAGCAGGTCAATCTTGTTCCAAACCAGCAGGCGGGGTGTTTCTGCCAGTCCCATTTTTTCCAGCAAACCCTCCACGGTGGCCTCGTGCTGATGGCGCTGGGAATGAGAAGCGTCCGTCACCTGCAGAATCAGGCTGGCATCTTCCAGTTCTTCAAGAGTGGCGCGGAAGGCTGCGACGACGTGTGGAGGCAGCTTCCGGATGAATCCCACCGTGTCGGAGAGCAGAACCTGCCTGCGCGAGGCAAGCTCGATGGCCCGGACCGTCGGATCAAGCGTTGCAAACAGCCGGCTTGAGGTCGAAACCTGCGCACGGGTGAGGGCGTTGAATAAAGTTGATTTGCCGGCGTTCGTATAACCCACCAGGGCCACAGTCAGGAACTGCTGGTCGCGGCGATGGGCACGGTGCAGAGAACGCTCGGCGCGCACCTTGGCGATTCCGCGGGTCAGCCGCTGAATGCGGGCACGGATTCGGCGCCTGTCAAATTCCAGTTTCTGTTCACCAGGACCTCGGGTACCAATGCCGCCGCCCAACCTTGACAGGCGCGTGCCATGGCCAGAAAGGCGGGGTAGAAGATAGGTCAGCTGGGCCAGCTCCACCTGCAATTGGCCTTCGCGGCTCCGGGCACGCCGGGCAAAGATGTCCAGAATTAACTGCGTGCGATCGATCACCTTGGAATGGAGCACCGATTCGAGGTTGCGGAGCTGTGTTGGAGTCAGGTCGTG contains these protein-coding regions:
- the hflX gene encoding GTPase HflX yields the protein MEIRQRQAAEKAFLVGWVQTRRGKIVADYDPEESLKELYELAASAGAQVVGSIFQKAPEADAATLVGRGKAHEIGAEARTARADVILFDHDLTPTQLRNLESVLHSKVIDRTQLILDIFARRARSREGQLQVELAQLTYLLPRLSGHGTRLSRLGGGIGTRGPGEQKLEFDRRRIRARIQRLTRGIAKVRAERSLHRAHRRDQQFLTVALVGYTNAGKSTLFNALTRAQVSTSSRLFATLDPTVRAIELASRRQVLLSDTVGFIRKLPPHVVAAFRATLEELEDASLILQVTDASHSQRHQHEATVEGLLEKMGLAETPRLLVWNKIDLLDKAARSRLPKGTGQVEVSAHTGEGLDALQNTIDAALEEDPIVETEFEFSAGDGQRLALLHRAGNVLSTRYEDNRVRVRARLARSMKHRLKSESSLPIDFMTHR